Proteins co-encoded in one bacterium genomic window:
- a CDS encoding metal-dependent transcriptional regulator, translating into MLTQSLEDYLEAIKIIENEKGIVRVKDIGDFLNVKSPSVVTALNTLSSKGYIKQEKYSNVHLTSKGRKKAEKIYQKHLVIVKFLTQILKVPLSIAKKDACKIEHVISKETYEKILSLLEKREAKTD; encoded by the coding sequence ATGTTAACACAAAGTCTTGAAGATTATCTTGAAGCTATAAAAATTATCGAAAACGAAAAAGGTATCGTTAGAGTAAAAGATATTGGTGATTTTCTTAATGTAAAAAGTCCTTCTGTTGTCACTGCTCTTAACACCCTTTCATCTAAAGGGTATATCAAACAAGAAAAATATAGCAATGTACACTTGACCTCTAAAGGAAGGAAGAAAGCTGAAAAGATATACCAAAAACATCTTGTGATAGTCAAATTTCTTACTCAAATACTTAAAGTTCCTCTAAGTATTGCCAAAAAAGATGCCTGTAAAATAGAGCATGTTATCAGCAAAGAAACCTACGAAAAAATATTATCTTTACTTGAAAAAAGAGAAGCAAAAACTGATTGA